Proteins encoded by one window of Ictidomys tridecemlineatus isolate mIctTri1 chromosome 7, mIctTri1.hap1, whole genome shotgun sequence:
- the Ccl20 gene encoding C-C motif chemokine 20, whose product MMCSGKSLLLAALVSVLLLHLCRESEAASNFDCCLRYTEKVFHHRFLVGFTQQLANEACDIDAVIFYTKKKLAVCADPKKPWVKTAVRRLSQRVKKM is encoded by the exons ATGATGTGCAGTGGCAAGAGTTTGCTCCTGGCTGCCTTGGTGTCAGTGCTGCTCCTCCACCTCTGCAGAGAGTCAGAAG cagCAAGCAACTTTGACTGCTGCCTGCGATATACAGAGAAGGTCTTTCATCACAGATTCCTTGTGGGCTTCACACAGCAGTTGGCCAATGAAGCCTGTGATATTGATGCTGTCAT CTTTTACACAAAGAAGAAATTAGCTGTATGTGCAGATCCAAAGAAGCCCTGGGTGAAGACAGCTGTGCGTAGGCTCAG tcAAAGAGTCAAGAAGATGTAA